One window of Oreochromis niloticus isolate F11D_XX linkage group LG23, O_niloticus_UMD_NMBU, whole genome shotgun sequence genomic DNA carries:
- the LOC100709380 gene encoding ribonuclease inhibitor, with protein MLLSSEEALEVFDLKSYSASEEVLLRLLPVVKASNKAILSNCNLSERSCEALSSVLRSQSSSLRELDLSNNNLMDSGAKMLFAELKSQHCTLETLRLSLCNLSERSCEALSSILGLHPTSLKELDLSNNDLKDSGVKMLSAGLKSPQCTLEILRLSGCMITEEGSNDLASALSSNPFHLRELDLSYNHPGYSAVKLLSSGVKDSHWRLDTLRVEPAGVQWLRPGLRKYACELTIDMNTISRELHLSDNNRKVTRGRPFQSYPDHPERFERPQFLCRDPLRGRCYWEVEWRGYSDLSVSYSKIKRKGRNNTGAFGWNDHSWSLWFSESNPYCVSYNNKKTHISSSSSVSNRVAVYVDCPAGTLSFYRVSSDTLIHLHTFNTTFTEPLYPGFTLWDRASVSLCVL; from the exons atgttactgtcatcagaagaaGCTCTTGAAGTGTTCGATCTGAAGAgttactctgcttcagaggaggttCTTCTGAGATTgttgccagtggtcaaagcctccaacaaagctat ACTGAGCAACTGCAACCtttcagagagaagctgtgaagctctgtcctcagttcttaGATCCCAGTCCTccagtctgagagagctggacctaaGTAACAACAACCTAATGGATTCAGGAGCGAAGATGCTGTTTGCTGAACTGAAGAGTCAGCACTGTACACTGGAAACATTAAG attAAGTCTGTgcaacctctcagagagaagctgtgaggcACTTTCCTCAATTCTTGGACTACATCCCACATCTTTAAAAGAACTGGACCTGAGCAACAATGACCTGAAGGACTCAGGAGTAAAGATGCTTTCTGCTGGACTGAAGAGTCCACAATGTACATTGGAAATTCTAAG GCTTTCAGGTTGTATGATCACAGAAGAAGGAAGTAATGATTTGGcttcagctctgagctccaaccccttCCATCTGAGAGAACTGGAtttgagctacaatcatccaggataCTCAGCAGTAAAGCTTCTGTCTTCTGGAGTGAAGGATTCACACTGGAGACTTGACACTTTGAG ggtggagcctgctggagtccaatggttgagaccaggtctgaggaagt ATGCCTGTGAACTTACAATTGACATGAACACAATTAGCAGAGAACTTCatctgtctgacaacaacaggaaggtgacacgtgGACGACCatttcagtcatatcctgatcatccagaaaGATTTGAACGGCCTCAGTTTCTGTGTCGTGATCCCCTGAGGGGTCGCTGCTACTGGGAGGTTGAGTGGAGAGGATATTCTGATCTATCTGTAAGTTACAGCAAAATcaaaaggaaaggaagaaatAATACTGGTGCATTTGGATGGAATGATCATTCCTGGAGTTTGTGGTTCTCTGAAAGTAATCCTTACTGTGTCTcttacaataacaaaaaaacacatatctcctcctcctcctccgtctctaacagagtagcagtgtatgtggactgtcctgctggcactctgtccttctacagagtctcctctgacactctgatccacctccacaccttcaacaccacattcactgaacctctttATCCTGGATTTACACTCTGGGATAGAGCCTCAGTGAGTCTGTGTGTACTTTAG